A genome region from Triticum aestivum cultivar Chinese Spring chromosome 2B, IWGSC CS RefSeq v2.1, whole genome shotgun sequence includes the following:
- the LOC123039210 gene encoding klotho encodes MFEQAYIDKTAPPFRKKANNARPHVLSPRPHDLDLSLLLLPRRSPSPVPRRSSRASRRSSIPPEPPATPFAAGSPSSREPPSSPSVAPEPPPEPPFAAARRSPSRRPGAALRRGPQVTEPPPPPFDAARRFPSRQRTPPRPPAAPEPQRDGPNPEIHNTGGLSRRGFPAGFVFGTAASAYQVEGMARQGGRGPSIWDAFAAIPGTIAGNGTADVTVDEYHRYKEDVSIMKEMGFDAYRFSISWSNIYPDGTGKVNQEGVDYYSRLIDYMLQQDEHLFTFVVAQRLVPDI; translated from the exons ATGtttgagcaa GCATACATCGATAAAACTGCCCCGCCGTTCAGAAAAAAAGCAAACAACGCACGCCCCCACGTCCTCTCGCCCCGCCCGCACGACCTCGACCTCtccctgctcctcctcccccgccgttCGCCCTCTCCCGTTCCTCGCCGCTCCTCCCGAGCCTCCCGCCGCTCCTCCATTCCTCCTGAGCCGCCCGCCACGCCCTTCGCCGCAGGATCCCCTTCGTCGCGGGAACCGCCGTCGAGCCCGTCCgtcgcgcccgagccgccgccggagccgcccttcGCCGCGGCTCGCAGGTCGCcgagccgccgccccggagccgccCTTCGCCGTGGTCCGCAGGTCAccgagccgccgcccccgcccttCGACGCAGCCCGCAGGTTCCCCAGCCGCCAACGCACGCCCCCACGTCCTCCCGCCGCCCCGGAGCCGCAACGCGACGGGCCCAACCCGGAGATCCACAACACTGGCGGGCTGAGCCGGCGGGGCTTCCCGGCGGGGTTCGTGTTCGGGACGGCCGCGTCGGCGTACCAGGTGGAGGGCATGGCGAGGCAGGGCGGGCGCGGGCCCAGCATCTGGGACGCCTTCGCAGCCATACCGGGGACGATCGCCGGCAATGGCACCGCCGACGTGACGGTCGACGAGTACCATAGGTACAAG GAGGATGTGAGCATAATGAAGGAAATGGGCTTCGACGCGTACCGGTTCTCGATCTCCTGGTCGAATATTTACCCAG ATGGGACTGGGAAGGTGAACCAGGAAGGAGTGGACTACTACAGCAGGCTCATAGATTACATGCTCCAGCAAG ATGAGCACTTGTTCACCTTTGTTGTAGCGCAGAGACTTGTTCCAGATATTTAA